From a region of the Cololabis saira isolate AMF1-May2022 chromosome 8, fColSai1.1, whole genome shotgun sequence genome:
- the LOC133449215 gene encoding E3 ubiquitin-protein ligase TRIM35-like: MASSPEEDLSCPVCQDIFKDPVVLSCSHSFCRACLQSWWAEKETRPCPCCQRRSSRTDPPRNLALKNLCEAFLRDGERRAAAGSEHMCSLHGEKLKIFCLDHQEPVCVVCRDSRTHSNHRFRPIDEAAQDLRRGLQRGLTPLREKLMLFQQVTEDCLLTADYLQVQARDTEEEIRQEFQMLHQFLEEEEKARVEALREEEEQKSWLVKEKVEALTQDMDTLSDTIRAMETELRAGDVSLLLNYKVATGRVRQGPVLQDPEPVSGALIDVAKHLGNLTFNIMNEMKDMVGYSSMILDPNTADAELVVSDDLLSVTFVGSPDVPSNPERTRFPRSVLGSEGVESGTHGWVVDVKGNTDWEVGMLEADGGDTAEPRRWRISLKDGRYKALAGSGSEQDLQGQVPRRIIVYLDFDEGELSLLDLETEEAVHTFTHSFTGVMFPYMYTRSSVPLRILPCKVAMTTPSWEVQEVEPDPEP, encoded by the coding sequence ATGGCCTCCAGCCCGGAGGAAGACCTTTCGTGTCCTGTTTGCCAGGACATTTTCAAAGACCCGGTCGTCCTCTCGTGCAGCCACAGCTTCTGCCGGGCCTGCCTCCAGTCGTGGTGGGCGGAGAAGGAAACACGACCGTGTCCGTGCTGCCAGAGGAGGTCATCGAGGACTGACCCTCCTCGCAACCTGGCGCTGAAGAACCTGTGCGAGGCCTTTCTGAGGGACGGGGAGCGGCGGGCAGCAGCAGGGTCCGAGCACATGTGCAGCCTGCATGGTGAGAAGCTCAAGATCTTCTGTCTGGACCACCAGGAGCCGGTCTGCGTGGTCTGCCGGGACTCCAGGACTCACAGCAACCACCGGTTCAGACCCATCGACGAGGCGGCCCAGGACCTTCGCCGGGGGCTGCAGAGAGGCCTGACACCCCTCCGGGAGAAGCTGATGCTCTTCCAGCAGGTGACGGAGGACTGCCTCCTCACTGCAGACTACCTCCAAGTCCAGGCCCGGGACACCGAGGAGGAGATCCGGCAGGAGTTTCAGATGCTTCACCAGTTCctggaagaggaagagaaggcGAGGGTGGAGGCGCTgagggaagaggaggagcagaAGAGTTGGCTGGTGAAGGAGAAGGTGGAGGCTCTTACCCAGGACATGGACACTCTTTCAGACACGATCAGAGCGATGGAGACGGAGCTGAGAGCCGGAGACGTCTCGCTGCTACTCAACTACAAGGTGGCGACCGGGAGGGTCAGGCAGGGCCCAGTTCTGCAGGACCCGGAGCCGGTTTCAGGGGCTTTGATAGATGTGGCCAAACATCTGGGCAACCTGACCTTCAACATCATGAATGAGATGAAAGACATGGTGGGCTACAGTTCCATGATCCTGGATCCAAACACCGCCGACGCAGAGCTCGTCGTGTCTGACGACCTGCTGAGTGTCACATTCGTGGGGTCGCCAGATGTGCCGAGCAACCCGGAGAGGACCAGGTTCCCCCGCAGCGTCCTGGGCTCCGAAGGGGTGGAGTCAGGGACTCATGGGTGGGTAGTGGATGTTAAAGGCAACACTGACTGGGAGGTGGGAATGCTGGAAGCCGATGGTGGCGACACAGCGGAGCCGCGGCGGTGGAGGATTTCACTCAAGGACGGTAGATACAAGGCGTTGGCTGGATCGGGCTCGGAGCAAGACCTGCAGGGGCAGGTACCCCGGAGGATCATAGTTTATCTGGACTTCGACGAGGGGGAGCTGTCGTTGTTGGATCTTGAAACAGAAGAAGCCGTGCACACCTTCACGCACTCGTTCACGGGCGTGATGTTTCCTTACATGTACACCCGGAGCTCAGTCCCACTGAGGATCCTGCCATGCAAGGTTGCCATGACGACACCGAGTTGGGAAGTTCAGGAGGTGGAACCAGACCCTGAACCCTGA